Part of the candidate division KSB1 bacterium genome, GGAGTTGTCGGCGAAACCTGTCCGCCGGTCATGCCATAGATGTTGTTGTTGAAAATAACCACCGTCAGGTCGATGTTGCGGCGCGCGGCATGGATGTAGTGGTTGCCGCCGATGGCCGTGGCGTCGCCATCGCCGGTGACCACGATGACGTGGAGCTCCGGTTTGGCCATCTTCACGCCGGTGGCAAAGGCGATGGCCCGCCCGTGCGTGGTGTGCAGCGTATTGAAATCCACATAGCCCGGGGTACGGCTGGAGCAACCTATCCCGGACACCGTGCAAACCTGATCTTTGGGCCAACCGATCTTGTCGATGGCCCGCAAGATGCTCTTCAAGACGATGCCGTTGCCACAGCCCGCGCACCAGATCAAGGGGAACTTGCTGATGCGGAGGTATTTGGTATAGTCGATCATCTGGCGACCTCCCGGATTGCCTGCAGGATGTGCTCGGGTGGAATGGGTTCGCCGTCGACGCGGTTGACCCGGTGCACTGGCACCTTGCCACAAACCGCCCACTCCACCTCGTGTGCCACTTGCCCCATGTTCAGTTCCGCCACGATGAGGGCGCTCACCCTTTCGGCCAGCGCGCGCACCTCCTTGTCCGGGAAAGGCCAGAGGACAAGGGGACGAAGCAGGCCGGCAGGAATCGCCTCCTCCCGCGCAAGTCGCACCGCCCGACGAGCGGCCCGCGCTGTGGCCCCATAGGCAACCACGCCAATCTCTGCGCCATCCAACTGCTCTTCAGCGACTTGCACGATGTCGTCGCGATGACGCGAGATCTTGCGATTCAGCCGCCTGATCAGGCGATCGATCTGCACCGGGTCGTTCGTGGGGAAGCCAGTCTCGTCGTGGCACAAGCCGGTGACGTGGAAGCGGTAGCCAGTGCCGTAACTTGCCATCGGCGGTATGTCGTCCTCGGTGAATTTGTAGGGGAGGAACTCCTCCGGGGGGCAATTGGGCAGTTTCCGCTCGTACACCTCAATTTCGTCGGGTTCGGGCAGGACCACTTTCTCGTTCACGTGCGCCACAATCTCGTCCATGAGGAGGATCACCGGCGTGCGGTAGCGTTCCGCAAGATTGAAGGCGCGCACGGTGAGGTCGAAGGTCTCCCGCACGCTGTACGGGCACAGGGCAATGATTTCGTGGTCGCCGTGGGTGCCCCACCTGGCCTGCATAACGTCCATCTGCGCGGGGAGCGTGGGCAGGCCAGTGCTCGGCCCACCGCGCTGCACATCGACCACCACGCACGGCACCTCGGCCATGGCGGCAAAGCCAATGTTCTCCTGCTTCAAGGAAAAGCCTGGGCCACTGGTGGCAGTCATTGCCTTGGCGCCAGCCAATGAAGCACCGATGACGGCCCCCATGGCTCCTATCTCGTCCTCCATCTGGATGAACTTGCCGCCGAGGTGCGGCAAGCGGTAGGAGAGAATCTCGGCAATCTCTGACGAAGGGGTGATGGGGTAGCCGGCAAAAAAGGTCAGTCCTGCCGCCAGCGCACCCTCGGCGCAGGCGTCGTTGCCAGTCATCACCTCCACTCGCGGCCCATTGTTGCGCTGCATCACAGTTTCCTTTCCCATCCTCTGTGCTCTGCTTCAGGCGACTTTTTTCTTGCGCCGCTCCCCGACCACGGTGATGGCAAAGTCGGGGCAGCGCGCGTCACAGAGCTGGCAGGCCGTACAGGCCTCCAGATTCACCACCACGGGATAGTTCCGCTCCATGGCAAGCACGTGTTGGGGGCAGAACTCGACGCAAATCCCACACCCCTTGCAGAACTTCTTGTTAATGATAATCTGAATCCCCTGCTGTTCCTCTTCCTCGTTCATCTTTATGTTCCTACCTAGCTATTCGGGAACGATGCGCGTACCGGTCAATCCCTCCAATGCATCAGGCATGCCCTGGATGGAGGTAATCACGACCAACTTGCCGCCCCACTGCAAGAAATCGATAGCCGCCTCTATTTTCGGCCCCATGCTTCCGGGCGGGAAATGGCCTTCGGCCAGGTACTGCTTGGCTTCTTGCAAGGTCAGGCTCTCCAGGTCGCGTTGCTGGGGCGTGCCGAAGTTGAGCGCCACCTTGTCCGCGCCGGTGAGGATATACAGCTCCTGGGCGCCGATGTCTCGCCCCAGCACCGCTGCGGCGCGGTCCTTGTCGATGACGGCATCCACACCTTCCAGGGTGCCGTCCTCCTCCAGATAGACGGGGATGCCGCCCCCGCCTACGGCGATCACCACATAGCCTTCCTCCACCAGGTGCTTGATGCACTCCTTTTCCACGATCGCCCTGGGCAGCGGAGAGGGCACCACCCTGCGGAAACCCCTGCCCGGGTCACGCTTGATCACCCAGTTCCGCTTGCGCATCAGCTCCTCCACCTTGTGCTCATGGTAGAACGGACCGACGAACTTTGTCGGGTTCAGGATGGAGGGGTCATCGCGGTCGACAATCACCTGAGTGACGATCGTGACCACCTGTCTGTTGATGCCGCGCTTGATGAGTTTGTTCTGCAGGGACTGCTCGATCATGTACCCCATGCCCCCTTCCAAGTCGGCCACGATGACGCCCAAAGGCACGGGTGGGACCAGGTGACGTGTTTCCTCCACGCGGATCAAGGCGTTGCCCACTTGCGGCCCATTGCCGTGGGTCACGACTACCCGGTAACCCTTCTCTATGAGGTCGGCCACACCGACCAGGCTGCGCCGCGTATTGGCAAACTGCTGCGTGATGTTGCCCTCTTCGAACTCGCGAGTGATGGCGTTGCCGCCGAGGGCGACCACCGCGATTTTGCCGTCGCTCACTCCCATAACACCCCCTCACCTTGCCCTTGGCTTTTGGTTTGCCCCTAAGCCTTTCCTCGCAGCGCCAGCACTTCCCTGAGGATCTCCTCCAACGTGGGCCAGCCTATCTCTTGCAACTCGTAGCGCACGCGTACGCTGGGATGCTTGAGGCGGAGTACCCGCCGGAGGTCAATGGGGGTGCCGACGATGACCGTGTCGCAATCGCACGCGTTGATGGTGGCCTGCAAATCTTTGACCTGCCGCGGCCCATAGCCCATGGCGGGGAGTAGGTTGCCAATCTCGGGGTACTTGTCGAACGTGGCCAGCAGGCTCCCCTTGAGAAAAGGCCGGGGGTCGACTAACTCGCAGGCGCCGTACTTTTGCGCCGCCACCACACCTGCCCCATAGCTCATCTCCCCGTGTGTCAATGTCGGGCCGTCCTCGACCACCAACACGCGCTTGCCGCGCACCAGCTCCGGCTTGTCCACCGCAATCGGCGAGGCGGCATCCACGATGATGGCGCGCGGGTTGACCTCCACGATATTGGCCCGCACAGTCTCGATATCCTCAAAAGAGGCCGTCGTCTCCTTGTTAATGACCACCACGTCGGCCATGCGCAGGTTGGTCTCCCCGGGGTAGTAGGTCACTTCGTGACCAGGGCGCAGCGGGTCGGCGACGGTGATGTGCAGCACCGGCCTGAAGAAGGGTATGTCGTTGTTGCCACCATCCCAGAGAATTACCTCAGCCTCCTTTTCCGCCTCGGCCAAAATGGCGGCATAATCAACGCCTGCGTAGACCACGCTCCCACGGTCCAGATGGGGTTCGTACTCCTCCCGCTCTTCGATGGTGCACTGGTGGCGGTCGAGGTCCTCGTAGGTGGCGAAGCGCTGCACCCGCTGCTTTCTCAGGTCGCCATACGGCATGGGATGGCGCACCACCACCAGCCGTTTGCCCATGCGGCGCAAAATATCGACCACCCGCCTGGTGGTCTGGCTCTTGCCGCAACCGGTGCGCACCGCGCAGATGGCCACCACCGGCACCTTGCTCTCCAGCATCGTCGCCTTGGCCCCGAGCAGGCAAAAGTCAGCACCTGCAGCGTTGGCGATGGCTGCCTTGTGCATCACGTACTCATGGGAGACATCGCTGTAGGAAAAGACCACCTCATCAATCTGTTTTTCGGTGATCAGCTTGGGAAGATCCTGTTCCGGATAGATGGGAATGCCGTGCGGGTACAAGGGGCCAGCCAGTTCGGCAGGATAAACGCGGCCCTCTATGTCCGGAATCTGTGTAGCGGTGAAGGCAACTACCTCTGTGTCCTGACGGTCGCGAAAGCAGACATTGAAGTTGTGGAAATCGCGTCCTGCTGCACCCATGATAAGCACTCTCTTCCTTGCTGCCATAACCTCTCCGAGCTTGTCCGACCGACCTTATCATCATAGTCCCCCGGCTGTTAGCAACGCCCCTCCTGCTGCGCTAACCAACCCATCAGCGTGTCGCGCACCTCGGCAACGGTCTTGAGCGCCATTACCTGTGAGCGCACGACCTTGGTGCCGGGGATGCGTTTCAGGTACCATGCCACATGCTTGCGCATGCGCACCACCGCCACCGTCTCGGGTAGCTGCGCAGCGGCCAGCTCTAAGTGGTGCAGGCACGCGGCAATGCGATCCTCCACGGAGGGGAGACCTGGCTCCTGGCCGGCAAGAAGCTGATTGATGTGCCGAAACACAAAGGGGTTGCCAAGGGCACCCCTGCCGACCATGAGGAGGTCGCACCCGGTCTGTTCCATCATTTGCCGCGCGCTGTAAGCGTCGACCACGTCCCCGTTGCCGATGACCGGCACGGTCACGGCTGCCTTCACGGCGGCGATCACTCGCCAATCCGCCTTGCCGGTGAACATCGCCGACCTGGTGCGGGCGTGCACGGTAATGGCGGCCACGCCACAATCCGCCAGGCGGCGTGCGATCTCCACCGCCTGGGCACCATCATGCCAGCCGGACCTGACTTTGGCGGTCACCGGCACCGTTGCCGCACCCACGGCAGCGCGGCAGATGGCCTCCATGCGCGCCGGTTCCTTGAGCAGCGCCGCACCGGCACCCTGGCGGATGACCTTGGGCATCGGACAGCCAAAGTTCAGGTCAATAAGCTCCGGCCGCAGCTGCTGCACCAGCTGCACCGCCTCAGCCACCACGACGGGATCAGCGCCGAAGAGTTGTACCGCGATGGGCCGCTCCTCGTCCGCGAAGCGCAGATAGTCCCACGTACGCGCGCTGCCCCGTACCAAACCGTTGGCGCTGACCATTTCCGTGAAGACCAGCGCCGCACCATAGGAACGGCATAGGCGGCGAAAAGGGGCATCGCTCACCCCCGCCATCGGCGCCAGGACTGCCTTGCCGGATACTTGTACCGTGCCGATGCCCATGGATGGCCAATATAGCACTTTGGGCCCTAAGTTGCAATATCTTTTTTGTTGCTTTTTCATTTGCATTTTTGTATAATTCACACCGGTTTGGTCGGACATGATGAACTCTAACGCGGGAGTAGATTGATGGCACGGAGATGTGAGATCTGCGGCAAAGGACCCTCTGTAGGCCACAATATCAGCCATGCGGACAACGTGACGTTGCGACGCTGGCTTCCGAATCTGCAGACGGTGCGGGTCAAGGTTGATGGCGGCTCAAAGCGCATGCGCGTCTGCACCCGCTGCCTGCGCAGTGGACGCGTGCAGAAGGCCGTATAGCGATAGCTTCCGGGGATCGCGAGGCGCGGCGGCTCGGCGCAAGAGACGAGGCGCCGTTTTTGTTTTGGCGTTTTCGGAAAGCGACCACAGACACGGAGGTCGCACGGCTCGCCTGGGCAGCGGGGTCGCCGTCTTTAGGAGCGACCACCCCTTTGTGCCTCGTGCCCCACGCCAGCGTTCCTCAGACCGTTCCGGACAACCTCCGCTTGCGCCCGTTTGCGGCGTGCGGCGGTGGCTCCATGCCACCGACCGCCGCCAGCCGACAATGGGCGAGATGCCCTCCAGGGACCTTCCCCTGTCACGAATCCGCACACTGAGCTCTCCAGGACACCCCCTATGCCTCGGGGATCTCAGCACCGTGTCCGGTTTCCCCTTCCGCCGCTTGGCCGTGCATGCTCCGCCATTGCCGCCAGAGCTGGGCGCGGCTTATGCCGGCGTCCACGATGTCCCATGGAAGCTTGGATTGGTACGTTCGCGGCCGATGGATGAGCTGCCGCCAGTCGACCCCTGCTGCGCTCCAGGCCTGGGGCCAGCTTAGGTCGCGCCGGACCTTCAGTACCAGGGCCAGGCCCACCTCCTGCCCTCCCAAGGAAAGAATGGCCTGCAGGAGTTCCTGCCGGAGGCTCTTCGGCCGGACACTAACCCCGCTCACCCGGCGCAACTGTGCCTCTAACCACTTCCGCCGCTCCTGCAGCTCTGCACGCTCGGGCAGGGCCGCCCATTGGAGCACTGTCCACGCTTTGGGGATGACCGTGTTGATGCTCACCGTGAACCGCCGTCTCTTTCCCTTGCCCGTAAACCGCGCTGCCGCTTCGCGCACCATGCGCACGATAGCCTCTAGGTCGCTTTCTTCCTCCCCGGGCAGGCCAATGAGGAAGTAGAGGCGCAGCGTCTCCAGCGGAGCGTGCGAGATGAGGCTCAGAGCCCTGTCGATCTCTGCGTCGCTGATGCGCTTGTGGATGAGAAAGCGAAGCCGCTCCGAGCCCGCCTCTGGCGCTAAGGTGATGGAACGGACATTTGCCCGGGCAAGCGCCTCGAGCAGTCGCTCGCAGAGGGCGTCGATGCGGAAGGAGGAGAGGCCCAGTTCATATCCTGCGTCGACGAGGTGTTCGCACAGAAGGTCCAGTTCCGGAAAGTCCGAGAGGGCGGCACCTACCAGCCCCACCCTTTTCGTGGCGAAGATGTGTCGCCGCACCACTTCTTCAACCTCTGCGCTGCTGAGCAGTCGGCGGGGACGGTAGATACGCCCGGCGGGGCAAAAAGAACAGCCGCGGGCACAGCCGCGGCCTACTTCTACGAGAAACATCTTGCGGTAGTGACTGTGCGGCGTCACTACCGCCGAAAATGTCGGATGGGCGTGCAGTTCGGCCACGTACTGTCGTGCCACAGCAGGGCCTCCCATTCGCGTGCCGACCGAGGCCGGAGCGAGAACCCCAGGCACACCTCCCACCTCTTCCACCATGCCCGCCCGGCCTCGGCCAGCATCACGTCCTCTCCGATACGCAGCAACGATCGGCTCGATTGCCTCTTCGGCTTCGCCGATAAAGATGGCATCCATAATGGGCATCATCGGCGCCGGATTGAGGGTTACCGCCGCGCCACCCGCAAGCAGCAGCGGGTCATGCTCCCCCCGCTCTTCCCTCAGAGGGGGAATCCCTGCCTGGTGGAGCATCCACACCGCATTGGAGTAATCCAACTCAAATGAGAGCGAAAAGGCGACAATGTCAAATTCGCGCAGGGACCGCCCCGACTCTAAGGTGCGCACTTCGCGGTGGAGAGGGCCCTCACCGAGGAAGGCCCTCTCGCATCGCGTCTCGCCACAACCGTTGAGGAGGCGGTAGAGCGATTGATATCCCAAATTGGCCATCCCCACCTGGTAGGAGTTGGGGTAGACCAGTGCCACCTGGATCGGCGCCTCCGGCTTGAGGCGCACTGTGCTGTCCTCTGCACTGAGCAGGGCCTCAGCGTAGCGTCGAAAGTCTCTTGTGCCCCTGCCCATTTTCGTTCCAATCAAAAGAGCCGTCGGCGTTTGCGCAGGTATGCGGGCTCATCCTGCTCATTCTCGAGCACGATCTCCTGCACCTGGCCTGGCTCCTCGAACCCGTTGCCGCCGTTGGCGGGTTCCTCCGCCTGCGTCTTGCGGGCAAAGGCAGGGATCTGGCTCGGCTCCAGGCTCGAGGGGGGGCTCATGCGCCAGATGTCCTCTGGCGGTGCTGCCTTCTGGCGCGCGGAGCGGCCAAAGCCTGTGGCGATGACCGTGACGCGCACCTCGTTCTTCAACTTCGGGCTGATCACTGCCCCGAAGATGATGTTGGCATCGGGGCCTGCTGCATCGCGGATCACAGTGGCAGCCGCAGAGGCCTCATGGAGAGTCAGGTTGGGCGGGCCGGTGATGTTGACCAACACACCGGCGGCGCCTAAGATAGAGGTCTCGCCAATGAGCGGGCTGCTGATGGCCGCGCGGGCGGCGGTGACCGCGCGATCCTCTCCGGTGCCCACCCCAGTGCCCATGAGGGCGTCGCCCGCCTCCGTCATCACCGTGCGCACATCGGCAAAGTCCAGGTTGATGAGCCCCGGCACGGTAATCAGGTCGGAGATGCCTCTGGTGGCATTGAGCAGCACCTCATCCGCCAGCCGGAAGGCCTCGGTGAGGGGCGTGTCCTTGGGCACAATCTCCAGCAGGCGCTGGTTGGGCACGACGATGAGGGTATCCACGCGGTTTTTGAATTCACCGATGCCCTCTTCGGCGCGGCGCATGCGCTTCAGCCCTTCAAACTCGAACGGTTTGGTGACAATAGCGACGGTGAGGGCGCCAAGGTCTTTGGCAATCTCGGCCACGATGGGTCCGGCGCCGGTGCCGGTGCCGCCGCCCATGCCGGCAGTGACAAAGACCAGGTCCGAGTCGGTCAGAGCCTCCACCACGATCTCGCGGCTCTCCTCGATTGCTCTGCGGCCAACCTCAGGGTCTGCACCGGCGCCCAGCCCCTTGGTGGTCATGCGTCCGATTTGGAGTCGAACCGTGGCCTTACACTGCGCCAGCGCCTGCACGTCGGTGTTGATGCCGATGAACTCAACGCCAGTCAGGCCGGCCTCGACCATGCGGCTCACCGCGTTGCAGCCTGCGCCGCCAACCCCTACCACCCGCAGCTTCGCCGCCGGGTCCGGTCTCTCATCAAACTGGATAGTGAGGTTCATAGTCGACTCCTCTTACGCCTTCCCACGCAGCTTTCTGATTCCCATGAGCAGCTCCCACGGCTTACAGGGACTTCCCTTATGCCTCGTGCCTCTTGCCGGTCAGCCATCGCCAGATGCGCGCCCACAGACCGCCATCTGTGCCAGGCGACCCAAAGCCGTCGCCAAATTCCTCCGGATGGCGCACCTGGTAGAGCACCAACCCCACCGCCGTGGCAAAGGCCGGATTCTGTACCTCCACAACCAGCCCGGAAACGCCATTGGGAATCCCCAACCGGACCGGTGCCTTGAAGATCTCCTCGCAGAGTTCGGTCGCCCCTTCTAACGTTGCACCGCCGCCGGTGAGCACCACACCTGCAGTCGCCAATCGGCTGTACTCGCACTTTTGAATCTCCTGGTAGGCCAACGACAAGATCTCCTCCATGCGCGGCTGAATGATGTCCACCAGCACTGCCTTGGAAACCTTGCGGGTGCTCTGTCCGCTGAGGGCCGCGACTTCGACAAAGTCCTCCTTGTCCCCTTCGCAATGATAACTGCTGCCGTGGTTGGTCTTGACGCGTTCGGCCTCCTCAAGGGAGGTGCGCAGGCCGTAAGCCAAGTCGCTGGTCACATTGCGCCCTCCGAGCATCACTGCACCTGTGTGCCTGATGGAGCCCTCGAAGAAGACGGCAACGTCGGTGGTGCCGCCCCCAAGGTCGACGAGTATGCCGCCGAGGTCCTTCTCCTGCTCGCCCATCACTGCCTCGGCGGAGGCCAGAGCCTCCAGCACAATGCCGCCCACGCTGTAGCCCGCCTTCTCGACGCAGCGAATGATGTTCTGCACAGCGGTGACGGCAGCGGTGATGATGTACACCTCCGCCTCTAACCGGACCCCACACAGGCCCACCGGATCCTTGATGCCCCGCTGTTCATCCACCACGAACTCCTGGCGGATGATGTGGATGAGCTCGCGGTCAGACGGCAGTGCCACCGCCTGGGCAGCGTTGATGACCCGTTCCACATCATCTGCGGTGATCTCGCGGTCCTGGCCGCTGACGGCCACTACACCCCGGCCGTTGATGCCGCGGATATGGGAGCCAGCAATACCCACGCACACCGGCGGCACCTCCACGCCAGCCATCTGGCCGGCCTGGTACATGGTCTCCCGGATGGCCTGAACTGTCCTTTCCAGATTGACCACCATGCCGTGGCGCAGGCCCTCGCACGGCGCTGTGCCGACGCCAATGATGTGCACCCCACCATCCTCGTCCACTTCGGCGATGATGGCTGCCACTTTGGTCGTGCCAATGTCCAGGCCAGCTACGTATTCCATCCTCCGGCTCCTTCTTGCTGAGCGGAAGCTGATCTTGTCAACTTGTTTTCTCCAATCTGGCCACTACCTGGCCGTCCAGGCGCAGCTCCAGAAGCTTGACGTTCGTCAGACCCTGCCCACTGTCCAGGTAGCGCAGCACCGTGGCCAGATAGGCCACCTTGCGTTTGACGTGTCCCCTGCCCACGAGCACAGGCACTCCCCGGCCCTCCAAGTAAAGGATGCTGCCGAGCTCCGGGTTTATGGCCACCTGCCCGATGCGACAGAAGAGCGCAGGGCTTGTTTCTCGCGCACTGGCAAGGAATTCGAGGGCCTCCAGCACCTCACCGCTCAGCACCTGGTGGCGCTCCGGGTCGATGAGCACCGCCGGGCAGGTGATCATAGGGAGGTCCTTCTTGCGCTCCGACGCCTCGGGCGCAACAAGTCGCCCTTTCCGGTCCACCGGGAAGCGGGTGGAATTGAGGAAAGCCAAGGGGGTCGCTCTTGCCAAATGCGCACTGCCAAGGTCCCCGATCGCGTTCAACGGAATGCCCACGCTGGACAGCGCGGCATTCGCCTTTGCTTGGCGTGTAGGGCCTGCCACGGCCACGCCTGCTGCAGAAGAGTCGCCCCCGGCTGGGACCGGGGACTTGCTCGGGCCAGGCAAGAGCAAGAGCCCCCCAAGCAGGGCTACACTCCACAAGCCCAACCCCAGCTGCGCGGCTATCGCCGGCCAGTTGCGCCTCCTGCGCACTGGAGGAGCCAAGTAGTAGCGCCGGTAATGTGCCTTGTTCACGATGCCACCTCTATGCAGTCAGGCGGCTTTGGCAGTGGCGGCTCGCACGCGACTCACTCTCAACCACTGACTACAGCGCCCACTCCGAAGGAAGTCGCACCCTTCCTACCCTGCACTCTCACCCTTTGGGCTCTGTATCGCCAGCACGCGTGTCGGAACGAGCCGCCAGCGCCAAAGTCGCCTGAACTATTCGCGCCGCTGCATCGGGCCGAGCCAACTCGGCCATCTGCACTCCCATCCGCTTCAGCCCATCCTCATCGTCCAGCAGCAGCGTTATTTCCACCACACAACGTTCTGCGGTAAAGTCACCGTCCAAAACCACTTGTGCCGCGCCACGCTGCGCCAGAGTGCGCGCGTTCCATTCCTGGTGCTGCGCCGCAGCAAAGGGGTACGGCACCAGCAGCGCAGGCAGGCCAAAGAGCTGCAGCTCCGCCAACGTAATGGCACCTGCCCGACACACGGCAAGGTCGCTCGCCCGGTAGGCAGTGTACATGTCATCGATATAAGCACGCACGAGCACGCGCTCGCCGAACCCAGCAGCAGCTTCCCTCACTTTAGCAAAGTCGGCATTGCCCGTCCCCCAGATCAGCTGCACGTCAGGCCGGGCCATGAGGGCCGGCAGCGCGCCTAAGAGCGCCTCGTTGATGCGCCGCGCTCCCTGACTACCGCCAAACACCAGCACCGTCTTCCTGCGGGGGTCCAGTCCCAACTGCATACCGGCTTGCTCCTGCGTCAGGTCGGGCGGCCTCCTCCGCACCGGGTTGCCAGAAAGCCGCACCTTGTCCGGGTTGCGAAAGAACGGAATCGACTCCTGGTAGCTCACGTGCACC contains:
- the ftsA gene encoding cell division protein FtsA, with translation MEYVAGLDIGTTKVAAIIAEVDEDGGVHIIGVGTAPCEGLRHGMVVNLERTVQAIRETMYQAGQMAGVEVPPVCVGIAGSHIRGINGRGVVAVSGQDREITADDVERVINAAQAVALPSDRELIHIIRQEFVVDEQRGIKDPVGLCGVRLEAEVYIITAAVTAVQNIIRCVEKAGYSVGGIVLEALASAEAVMGEQEKDLGGILVDLGGGTTDVAVFFEGSIRHTGAVMLGGRNVTSDLAYGLRTSLEEAERVKTNHGSSYHCEGDKEDFVEVAALSGQSTRKVSKAVLVDIIQPRMEEILSLAYQEIQKCEYSRLATAGVVLTGGGATLEGATELCEEIFKAPVRLGIPNGVSGLVVEVQNPAFATAVGLVLYQVRHPEEFGDGFGSPGTDGGLWARIWRWLTGKRHEA
- a CDS encoding 2-oxoacid:acceptor oxidoreductase subunit alpha is translated as MGKETVMQRNNGPRVEVMTGNDACAEGALAAGLTFFAGYPITPSSEIAEILSYRLPHLGGKFIQMEDEIGAMGAVIGASLAGAKAMTATSGPGFSLKQENIGFAAMAEVPCVVVDVQRGGPSTGLPTLPAQMDVMQARWGTHGDHEIIALCPYSVRETFDLTVRAFNLAERYRTPVILLMDEIVAHVNEKVVLPEPDEIEVYERKLPNCPPEEFLPYKFTEDDIPPMASYGTGYRFHVTGLCHDETGFPTNDPVQIDRLIRRLNRKISRHRDDIVQVAEEQLDGAEIGVVAYGATARAARRAVRLAREEAIPAGLLRPLVLWPFPDKEVRALAERVSALIVAELNMGQVAHEVEWAVCGKVPVHRVNRVDGEPIPPEHILQAIREVAR
- the ftsZ gene encoding cell division protein FtsZ; the protein is MNLTIQFDERPDPAAKLRVVGVGGAGCNAVSRMVEAGLTGVEFIGINTDVQALAQCKATVRLQIGRMTTKGLGAGADPEVGRRAIEESREIVVEALTDSDLVFVTAGMGGGTGTGAGPIVAEIAKDLGALTVAIVTKPFEFEGLKRMRRAEEGIGEFKNRVDTLIVVPNQRLLEIVPKDTPLTEAFRLADEVLLNATRGISDLITVPGLINLDFADVRTVMTEAGDALMGTGVGTGEDRAVTAARAAISSPLIGETSILGAAGVLVNITGPPNLTLHEASAAATVIRDAAGPDANIIFGAVISPKLKNEVRVTVIATGFGRSARQKAAPPEDIWRMSPPSSLEPSQIPAFARKTQAEEPANGGNGFEEPGQVQEIVLENEQDEPAYLRKRRRLF
- the murG gene encoding undecaprenyldiphospho-muramoylpentapeptide beta-N-acetylglucosaminyltransferase; its protein translation is MADQSSGQASRVFVFAGGGTGGHLYPAIALAEELRRQAPDAQVVFVGTPRGLEATVLPRLGWPLRMIAVRGMRRRLAPSNLLVPVQAAASVAQSVALLRRLKPAAVVGTGGYVSGPVVVAAWFLGLPRVIQEQNVRPGATTLLLARIVHEVHVSYQESIPFFRNPDKVRLSGNPVRRRPPDLTQEQAGMQLGLDPRRKTVLVFGGSQGARRINEALLGALPALMARPDVQLIWGTGNADFAKVREAAAGFGERVLVRAYIDDMYTAYRASDLAVCRAGAITLAELQLFGLPALLVPYPFAAAQHQEWNARTLAQRGAAQVVLDGDFTAERCVVEITLLLDDEDGLKRMGVQMAELARPDAAARIVQATLALAARSDTRAGDTEPKG
- a CDS encoding B12-binding domain-containing radical SAM protein, with the translated sequence MGRGTRDFRRYAEALLSAEDSTVRLKPEAPIQVALVYPNSYQVGMANLGYQSLYRLLNGCGETRCERAFLGEGPLHREVRTLESGRSLREFDIVAFSLSFELDYSNAVWMLHQAGIPPLREERGEHDPLLLAGGAAVTLNPAPMMPIMDAIFIGEAEEAIEPIVAAYRRGRDAGRGRAGMVEEVGGVPGVLAPASVGTRMGGPAVARQYVAELHAHPTFSAVVTPHSHYRKMFLVEVGRGCARGCSFCPAGRIYRPRRLLSSAEVEEVVRRHIFATKRVGLVGAALSDFPELDLLCEHLVDAGYELGLSSFRIDALCERLLEALARANVRSITLAPEAGSERLRFLIHKRISDAEIDRALSLISHAPLETLRLYFLIGLPGEEESDLEAIVRMVREAAARFTGKGKRRRFTVSINTVIPKAWTVLQWAALPERAELQERRKWLEAQLRRVSGVSVRPKSLRQELLQAILSLGGQEVGLALVLKVRRDLSWPQAWSAAGVDWRQLIHRPRTYQSKLPWDIVDAGISRAQLWRQWRSMHGQAAEGETGHGAEIPEA
- the rpmB gene encoding 50S ribosomal protein L28, which translates into the protein MARRCEICGKGPSVGHNISHADNVTLRRWLPNLQTVRVKVDGGSKRMRVCTRCLRSGRVQKAV
- the arcC gene encoding carbamate kinase, encoding MGVSDGKIAVVALGGNAITREFEEGNITQQFANTRRSLVGVADLIEKGYRVVVTHGNGPQVGNALIRVEETRHLVPPVPLGVIVADLEGGMGYMIEQSLQNKLIKRGINRQVVTIVTQVIVDRDDPSILNPTKFVGPFYHEHKVEELMRKRNWVIKRDPGRGFRRVVPSPLPRAIVEKECIKHLVEEGYVVIAVGGGGIPVYLEEDGTLEGVDAVIDKDRAAAVLGRDIGAQELYILTGADKVALNFGTPQQRDLESLTLQEAKQYLAEGHFPPGSMGPKIEAAIDFLQWGGKLVVITSIQGMPDALEGLTGTRIVPE
- the dusB gene encoding tRNA dihydrouridine synthase DusB, coding for MGIGTVQVSGKAVLAPMAGVSDAPFRRLCRSYGAALVFTEMVSANGLVRGSARTWDYLRFADEERPIAVQLFGADPVVVAEAVQLVQQLRPELIDLNFGCPMPKVIRQGAGAALLKEPARMEAICRAAVGAATVPVTAKVRSGWHDGAQAVEIARRLADCGVAAITVHARTRSAMFTGKADWRVIAAVKAAVTVPVIGNGDVVDAYSARQMMEQTGCDLLMVGRGALGNPFVFRHINQLLAGQEPGLPSVEDRIAACLHHLELAAAQLPETVAVVRMRKHVAWYLKRIPGTKVVRSQVMALKTVAEVRDTLMGWLAQQEGRC
- a CDS encoding ferredoxin family protein, which encodes MNEEEEQQGIQIIINKKFCKGCGICVEFCPQHVLAMERNYPVVVNLEACTACQLCDARCPDFAITVVGERRKKKVA
- a CDS encoding cyclic 2,3-diphosphoglycerate synthase, which produces MAARKRVLIMGAAGRDFHNFNVCFRDRQDTEVVAFTATQIPDIEGRVYPAELAGPLYPHGIPIYPEQDLPKLITEKQIDEVVFSYSDVSHEYVMHKAAIANAAGADFCLLGAKATMLESKVPVVAICAVRTGCGKSQTTRRVVDILRRMGKRLVVVRHPMPYGDLRKQRVQRFATYEDLDRHQCTIEEREEYEPHLDRGSVVYAGVDYAAILAEAEKEAEVILWDGGNNDIPFFRPVLHITVADPLRPGHEVTYYPGETNLRMADVVVINKETTASFEDIETVRANIVEVNPRAIIVDAASPIAVDKPELVRGKRVLVVEDGPTLTHGEMSYGAGVVAAQKYGACELVDPRPFLKGSLLATFDKYPEIGNLLPAMGYGPRQVKDLQATINACDCDTVIVGTPIDLRRVLRLKHPSVRVRYELQEIGWPTLEEILREVLALRGKA